DNA from bacterium:
GCCTACTGGCAAGGAAAGATTCCGTCAGCGTTTTATGCACAAATTGAGATACTTTCAGGACGACTTTGGAACTGTCATGTGCGTTGGCTGCGGAAGGTGCGTGCAATATTGCCCGGTGAATATAGACATCAGGGAGATCATCAGGGAGATGAGCGCGTGAGTCCCACAGGAGAGGCGGAGATGAACGGGAAGAACCCATACCTTCCATACCCGGTAAGGATAGACAAGATAACGGTAGAGACCGACGACCGGAACCTCAAGAGCTTCAGGCTCATATTCCTGAAAAAAGAGGATGAGGCAGCTTTTCAATACACCCCGGGACAGTTTGCCGAGCTATCATTGGCCGGCAAGGGTGAGATTCCCATAGGCATAGCCTCTTCACCCACAGAAACAGGTCACCTGCTCTTCACGGTGAACAAGGCTGGGGTGGTGACTCAGGCCCTTCACGAGATGAATGAAGGGGATCTGATGGGGGTAAGGGGCCCTCTGGGAAAGGGTTTTCCCCTGGATCTTTTCGAGGGCAAGAACGTGGTATTCATAGGAGGCGGTTTTGCCTTCACCACATTGCGATCCACCATTCAGTACATGCTTGACCCGGGCAATCGCTCACGTTTTGGTCATATAACAGTGATTTACGGGGCCAGACGTCCTGGGCTGCTGCTTTACAAGGAAACCCTCAAGGAATGGGAAGCCAGGGACGACATAGAGACCCACTTCACGGTGGATGCGGGGGAAGAGGGCTGGAGCGGCAGAGTTGGTTTTGTGCCTGCTGTGACCGAGCAGGTGGCCCCCAGCTCCAAGGACTCTTTTGCCATTGTTTGTGGTCCACCCATCATGATCAAATTCACCATGCCCGTACTGACAAAGCTGGGCTTTACCCCCGAGCAGATAATCATGTCTTTGGAAAACAGGATGAAGTGCGGCATAGGAATATGCGGGAAATGTAACACTGGTCCCAAGTATGTGTGCAAGGATGGCCCTGTGTTCACAATGGCCGAACTGAATCAGATTCCAACAGAATACTGACCCGGATCCTTGGCCGAGACATGTGGGAAGGTTTTTCCCCTCTG
Protein-coding regions in this window:
- a CDS encoding FAD/NAD(P)-binding protein; translated protein: MNGKNPYLPYPVRIDKITVETDDRNLKSFRLIFLKKEDEAAFQYTPGQFAELSLAGKGEIPIGIASSPTETGHLLFTVNKAGVVTQALHEMNEGDLMGVRGPLGKGFPLDLFEGKNVVFIGGGFAFTTLRSTIQYMLDPGNRSRFGHITVIYGARRPGLLLYKETLKEWEARDDIETHFTVDAGEEGWSGRVGFVPAVTEQVAPSSKDSFAIVCGPPIMIKFTMPVLTKLGFTPEQIIMSLENRMKCGIGICGKCNTGPKYVCKDGPVFTMAELNQIPTEY